From Deltaproteobacteria bacterium, the proteins below share one genomic window:
- a CDS encoding DUF2961 domain-containing protein, which translates to MTEIADAAKIDLSLDCRAVTFENPTGARGAGGSAHGGRKGAPSRVLKAGERVVLADLAGPGTIRHIWMTFPPAPPEIMRALWLDVFYDGAGEPSVSVPCVDFFGVAHGRPVAFDSALVSLHEGRGFNAYFPMPFRQRVRVELTNGSERPLPLYYQIDYTLGAVADDAGYLHAAFRRENPTTLQRDFVIAENLHGPGRFLGCNVGVRVIDTGVWYGEGEVKVYRDGDGAQPTICGTGLEDYVGTAWGMGAHAAHYAGTPLDVRDPAGSLNPDFVGFYRWHLADPIVYARELRVTIQQIGYALFAAGQDAEFAHYARRHPAAGAGWERNPRPSVLARGIAERVDDYCATAYVYCREPQPVPRLDLAAALADIARRPYEQPHPFEAMFAGG; encoded by the coding sequence ATGACTGAAATCGCTGACGCTGCCAAGATCGATCTGTCGCTCGATTGTCGTGCGGTGACGTTCGAGAACCCGACGGGCGCGCGCGGCGCCGGCGGTTCGGCGCACGGCGGGCGCAAGGGCGCGCCGTCGCGCGTGCTCAAAGCGGGAGAGCGCGTGGTGCTCGCCGATCTCGCCGGGCCCGGAACGATTCGGCACATCTGGATGACGTTCCCGCCGGCACCCCCGGAGATCATGCGGGCGCTATGGCTGGACGTGTTCTACGACGGTGCCGGCGAGCCGAGCGTCTCGGTGCCGTGCGTCGATTTCTTCGGCGTTGCGCACGGGCGACCCGTCGCCTTCGATTCGGCGCTGGTGTCGCTGCACGAAGGGCGCGGCTTCAACGCGTATTTTCCGATGCCCTTTCGCCAGCGCGTCCGCGTCGAGCTGACCAACGGCAGTGAGCGACCACTGCCGCTGTACTACCAGATCGACTACACGCTCGGCGCGGTGGCGGACGATGCCGGCTATCTGCACGCCGCCTTTCGTCGCGAGAATCCGACCACGCTGCAGCGCGACTTTGTGATCGCCGAGAACTTGCACGGACCCGGGCGGTTCCTCGGCTGCAACGTCGGCGTGCGCGTGATCGATACCGGCGTGTGGTACGGCGAGGGCGAAGTCAAAGTCTACCGCGACGGCGACGGTGCGCAGCCGACGATCTGCGGCACCGGCCTCGAAGACTACGTCGGCACCGCTTGGGGAATGGGTGCCCACGCGGCGCACTATGCCGGCACCCCGCTCGACGTGCGCGATCCGGCCGGCAGTCTGAATCCCGACTTCGTGGGCTTCTATCGCTGGCATCTTGCCGACCCGATCGTCTACGCGCGCGAGCTGCGCGTTACCATCCAGCAGATCGGCTACGCGTTGTTCGCCGCGGGTCAGGACGCGGAGTTCGCGCACTACGCACGGCGCCATCCCGCCGCGGGCGCGGGCTGGGAACGCAACCCGCGCCCGAGCGTTCTCGCACGCGGCATCGCCGAGCGCGTCGACGACTACTGCGCCACCGCCTACGTCTACTGCCGTGAACCGCAACCAGTGCCGCGCCTCGACCTCGCCGCCGCACTCGCCGACATCGCGCGCCGCCCATACGAACAGCCGCATCCGTTCGAAGCGATGTTCGCGGGCGGGTGA
- a CDS encoding alanine racemase, translated as MTIYDLQTPALLADTDALEHNLSTMAAALPGPHLRPHVKAHKCTALARRQLAHGHRTFTCATIREVEGLAAAGLGEDLLLANEVLDARRLGRLAARVTVAVDSAATITAATAGNVREVVIDVNVGLPRCGCLPAAAGGLADLARKQGLLVRGVMGYEGHVVGLDDRATRTRLCEEAMQQLLAAHADVGGELISAGGTGTYDCNTWASEIQAGSYVLMDTAYGKLNLPFRRGLSVLATVISVSASFAVADCGLKALGMDHGNPSIDDAKVWFCSDEHITFAPERTVTVGDRIRVWPAHIDPTVAYHERLVVVTGEEALDTWSIDLRGW; from the coding sequence ATGACGATCTATGACCTGCAAACCCCCGCGCTGCTCGCCGACACGGACGCGCTCGAACACAACCTTTCAACCATGGCCGCGGCCCTGCCCGGCCCGCACCTGCGCCCACACGTGAAGGCGCACAAGTGTACGGCGCTGGCGCGGCGTCAGCTCGCGCACGGGCATCGCACGTTTACTTGCGCCACGATCCGTGAAGTCGAAGGCCTCGCCGCCGCCGGTCTCGGCGAAGATTTGCTGCTCGCCAACGAAGTGCTCGACGCGCGCCGACTCGGCCGACTCGCCGCGCGTGTCACCGTCGCTGTCGACTCGGCGGCCACCATCACTGCGGCCACTGCCGGAAACGTTCGCGAAGTCGTCATCGACGTCAACGTCGGACTGCCGCGCTGCGGTTGTCTGCCGGCCGCTGCCGGGGGACTTGCCGATCTGGCGCGCAAACAGGGACTGCTGGTGCGCGGCGTCATGGGCTACGAGGGACACGTCGTCGGTCTCGACGACCGCGCCACCCGCACGCGTTTGTGTGAAGAAGCCATGCAGCAGCTACTGGCGGCGCACGCCGACGTCGGCGGCGAGCTGATCTCCGCCGGAGGCACCGGCACGTACGATTGCAACACCTGGGCGAGCGAGATTCAGGCGGGCTCGTACGTCTTGATGGACACCGCGTACGGCAAACTGAATCTCCCGTTTCGCCGCGGCCTGAGCGTGCTCGCCACCGTGATTTCAGTCTCCGCCAGCTTTGCCGTCGCCGATTGCGGATTGAAGGCGCTCGGCATGGATCACGGCAATCCGTCGATCGATGACGCCAAGGTGTGGTTTTGTTCCGACGAGCACATCACCTTCGCCCCCGAGCGGACGGTGACGGTTGGCGATCGCATTCGCGTATGGCCCGCGCACATCGATCCGACCGTTGCGTATCACGAGCGATTGGTGGTCGTGACCGGCGAGGAGGCGCTCGACACCTGGTCGATCGATCTGCGCGGTTGGTGA
- a CDS encoding enoyl-CoA hydratase/isomerase family protein: MNYDQILYDVTDRVATITLNRPEKLNAWTMRMGAEVRHAMVQADRDDGVRVIIVTGAGKGYCAGADMNMLQGLQQGGSEAGADAGDGSLHVDFDASLPAAFRGEYSYPLGLHKPVIAAVNGIAVGLGLSYMLYYDMRIASERARFGTIFSRRGLVAEHGSAWLLPKLIGMNNACDLLYSGRIVTAEEAQRMGLINRVVPHDALLSTVRELATEMATLCSPRSIRLMKRQLYGDLFVDLGASIQEADTEMVASFTTADFKEGVASFVQRRSPRFTGR; the protein is encoded by the coding sequence ATGAACTACGATCAAATTCTTTACGACGTCACCGATCGTGTGGCGACCATCACGTTGAACCGACCAGAAAAGTTGAACGCGTGGACGATGCGCATGGGCGCGGAGGTGCGCCACGCGATGGTGCAAGCCGATCGCGATGATGGCGTACGCGTGATCATCGTCACCGGTGCGGGCAAGGGCTACTGCGCCGGCGCCGACATGAACATGCTGCAAGGGTTGCAACAAGGCGGCAGCGAGGCCGGCGCCGACGCGGGCGACGGCAGCTTGCACGTCGACTTCGACGCCAGCCTGCCGGCGGCGTTCCGCGGCGAGTACAGCTACCCGCTCGGTCTGCACAAGCCGGTCATCGCCGCCGTCAACGGTATCGCGGTCGGGCTCGGCCTCTCATACATGCTCTACTACGATATGCGGATCGCTTCCGAGCGCGCGCGTTTCGGCACGATCTTCTCCCGCCGCGGCTTGGTCGCCGAGCACGGCAGCGCCTGGCTGCTTCCCAAGCTCATCGGCATGAACAACGCCTGCGATCTGTTGTACTCGGGCCGCATCGTGACAGCTGAGGAAGCGCAGCGCATGGGTTTGATCAACCGCGTGGTGCCGCACGACGCGTTGCTGAGCACTGTACGCGAGTTGGCCACCGAGATGGCAACACTATGCTCGCCGCGTTCAATTCGACTGATGAAGCGCCAGCTCTACGGCGATCTGTTCGTCGACCTCGGCGCCTCGATTCAGGAAGCCGACACCGAGATGGTCGCCAGCTTCACCACCGCGGACTTCAAGGAGGGCGTCGCGTCCTTCGTGCAGCGTCGTTCGCCGCGATTCACGGGCCGGTAG
- a CDS encoding CBS domain-containing protein: MTVRDWMTANPQTISPRDMLALAQDKMIRGRYRRLPVLDVSGALIGMLAQGDLRPFAGYLPTTRVDAAMVEQPFTIGPDEPVEAAAKLMLERKVGGLPVTDDAGKLMGIITESDLLRVLLRPRSQ; the protein is encoded by the coding sequence ATGACCGTTCGGGACTGGATGACCGCGAATCCGCAAACCATTAGCCCGCGCGACATGCTCGCGCTGGCGCAGGACAAGATGATCCGCGGCCGCTATCGACGGTTGCCGGTTCTCGACGTGTCGGGCGCGCTCATCGGCATGCTAGCGCAAGGTGATTTGCGCCCGTTCGCCGGCTACCTGCCGACCACCCGCGTCGACGCCGCGATGGTGGAGCAGCCGTTCACGATTGGTCCCGACGAACCGGTCGAGGCCGCCGCCAAACTGATGCTGGAGCGCAAGGTCGGCGGTCTGCCGGTCACCGACGACGCCGGCAAATTGATGGGGATCATCACCGAGAGCGATCTCTTGCGCGTGCTGCTGCGGCCGCGGTCGCAATAG
- a CDS encoding glucose 1-dehydrogenase, whose translation MGRFEGKVGFVTGGGTGIGFACAGAIVAGGGRVMLAGRRAEIVGEAARALGKAASWIACDVTDDASVAAAVATTVERFGPLRLAVNAAGGGSIGSVLNATTEEFAQTIDTNLIGVFRCLHAQARAMKAAGGGSIVNISSIAGALTHRWMTAYCASKAAVNMLTRCAADDLGEHGIRVNAVMPGLVPTDLAAPLTNAEEAVADYLRCMPLSRLGTTEDVANAVSFLLSDDAAWVTGQCLGVDGGHTIRRGPELVPLFRHILPVER comes from the coding sequence ATGGGACGATTCGAGGGCAAGGTCGGCTTCGTCACCGGCGGCGGCACCGGGATCGGGTTCGCCTGCGCCGGTGCGATTGTCGCCGGCGGCGGCCGCGTGATGCTCGCCGGGCGCCGCGCCGAGATCGTCGGCGAGGCCGCCCGCGCGCTCGGGAAGGCAGCGTCATGGATCGCGTGCGATGTCACCGACGACGCGTCGGTCGCGGCCGCCGTCGCCACCACGGTCGAACGGTTCGGACCGCTGCGGCTCGCCGTCAACGCGGCCGGCGGCGGCTCGATTGGCAGCGTGCTCAACGCCACCACCGAAGAGTTCGCGCAAACGATCGACACCAATCTCATCGGGGTCTTTCGTTGTTTGCACGCCCAGGCGCGCGCGATGAAGGCAGCCGGCGGCGGCAGCATCGTCAACATCAGTTCGATCGCCGGCGCGCTCACTCACCGCTGGATGACCGCCTACTGCGCGTCGAAAGCGGCGGTGAACATGCTCACCCGCTGCGCCGCCGACGATCTCGGCGAACACGGCATCCGCGTCAACGCCGTCATGCCCGGGCTCGTCCCGACTGACTTGGCCGCGCCCTTGACCAATGCCGAGGAGGCAGTGGCCGACTACTTGCGTTGTATGCCGTTGTCGCGGCTCGGCACAACCGAGGACGTGGCGAACGCCGTCAGCTTTCTCTTGAGTGATGACGCCGCGTGGGTGACCGGCCAATGTCTCGGCGTCGACGGCGGGCATACGATTCGGCGCGGTCCCGAACTGGTCCCGCTGTTTCGCCATATTCTCCCCGTGGAACGCTGA
- a CDS encoding tetratricopeptide repeat protein, producing the protein MSSSKFAATALIVVVIMGAACSRDLSARRAAGSPDDIAWQETNDAGQAAFKQGRYEEAAALFNRAVTQAAPFGPNDGRLATSLNNVAAVDRVQHKYAEAETLDRQALEIQERVLGPNHLFVATTLLALADSCRAQGRYDDAEPLVLRALVIRTKSLGPDHTDVAAARFALAQIYAAQGRYEAAAPLYAETLATYEKNLGPNHAAVARVLDNYAALLRRSPRAAEAAALEARAQAIRASQPAPHPTH; encoded by the coding sequence ATGTCGTCATCGAAATTCGCAGCCACGGCTCTGATTGTCGTGGTAATCATGGGCGCGGCGTGTTCCCGTGATCTGTCGGCTCGGCGCGCGGCCGGATCACCCGACGACATCGCGTGGCAAGAGACCAACGACGCGGGGCAGGCCGCGTTCAAGCAAGGGCGCTACGAAGAAGCCGCGGCGCTGTTCAATCGCGCCGTCACGCAAGCCGCGCCCTTCGGTCCCAACGACGGCCGCCTCGCCACCAGCCTCAACAACGTCGCTGCGGTCGACCGCGTGCAGCACAAATACGCCGAGGCGGAGACGCTCGACCGCCAAGCACTAGAAATCCAGGAACGCGTGCTCGGCCCCAACCACTTGTTCGTTGCGACCACGCTGCTCGCACTCGCCGACAGTTGTCGCGCCCAAGGGCGCTACGATGACGCCGAGCCGCTGGTGCTGCGCGCACTAGTCATTCGCACAAAGTCGCTCGGCCCCGACCACACCGATGTGGCGGCCGCCCGCTTCGCGTTGGCGCAGATCTACGCCGCGCAAGGACGCTACGAAGCCGCCGCGCCCCTCTATGCGGAGACGCTCGCCACCTACGAGAAGAACCTCGGACCCAATCACGCGGCCGTCGCGCGTGTGCTCGACAACTACGCCGCCCTGCTGCGTCGCAGTCCGCGCGCCGCCGAAGCCGCCGCGCTCGAAGCGCGCGCGCAAGCCATTCGCGCCAGCCAACCCGCACCGCATCCAACCCACTGA
- a CDS encoding CBS domain-containing protein, with product MLVRDLMVTEVVTLDASDTLDLADDIMRLGRIRHMPIVSDRKLVGILSQRDLFRAAISSVLQFRSSTEREWLAKVKIREVMTAAVFSVQPTAPLREAVEMMLNKKIGCVVVIAGDRIVGLLSEGDCLRYLARLLDVAETKAELPELESD from the coding sequence ATGCTCGTACGTGACTTGATGGTGACCGAAGTGGTGACGCTCGATGCGTCCGATACGTTGGATCTTGCTGACGACATCATGCGGCTGGGACGCATCCGCCACATGCCGATCGTCTCGGATCGGAAGCTGGTCGGCATTCTGTCGCAGCGTGATCTCTTTCGCGCGGCGATTTCGTCGGTGCTGCAGTTTCGCTCCTCCACCGAGCGGGAGTGGCTGGCGAAGGTGAAGATTCGGGAAGTCATGACCGCCGCGGTGTTCAGCGTGCAGCCGACCGCGCCGCTGCGCGAAGCGGTCGAGATGATGTTGAACAAGAAGATCGGGTGCGTCGTGGTGATCGCGGGCGATCGGATCGTCGGTCTATTGAGCGAGGGCGATTGCTTACGCTACCTCGCGCGGCTGCTCGACGTGGCCGAGACCAAGGCCGAGCTGCCGGAATTGGAATCGGACTGA
- a CDS encoding PAS domain S-box protein, translating to MNTDEQAGSAQHGGERALRQSEALTRAILDAAVDPVITIDEHGNVQSWNPAAERLFGYAAAEVIGHNVNILMPSPYSEEHDQYLANYRRTGERKLIGIGREVIGRRKDGTLFPLDLAVGEAHIGDQRIFTGIIRDITARKQAENGLRQSEARTRAILDAAADPIITIDEHGNVQSFNPAAERLFGYAAAEVIGRNVNMLMPSPYSEEHDQYLANYRRTGERKIIGIGREVLGRRKDGTLFPLELAVSEAYIGEQHIFTGIIRDITERKHREDELQRSLAELARSNRELEQFAHIASHDLQEPLRKIQSFSDRLISKYASALPDEARDYLTRAGDAANRMGTLIDDLMSFSRVTAKTHPFTSVDLNMVLRGVVSDLETRLDQTQGRIETEELPTIEADPMQMRQLFQNLLSNALKFHRPNAPPVVRVFTDETASTPDSATILIADNGIGFEEKYLDRIFTIFQRLRVRSEYPGTGLGLAICRKIVDRHQGDITARSTPGHGATFAVTLPLRHRSDERGSTLGS from the coding sequence ATGAATACCGACGAACAGGCCGGGAGCGCACAGCATGGAGGCGAACGAGCACTGCGCCAGAGCGAAGCCCTTACGCGCGCGATCCTCGATGCAGCCGTCGATCCGGTCATCACCATCGACGAGCACGGCAACGTGCAATCATGGAATCCCGCGGCCGAACGTTTATTCGGCTACGCGGCCGCCGAGGTCATCGGTCACAACGTCAACATACTGATGCCGTCGCCCTACAGCGAAGAACACGATCAGTATCTGGCCAACTATCGCCGTACCGGTGAGCGTAAGCTCATCGGCATTGGCCGCGAGGTCATCGGCCGGCGCAAAGATGGTACGCTCTTTCCGCTCGATCTCGCCGTCGGCGAGGCGCACATCGGCGATCAGCGCATCTTTACCGGCATCATTCGCGACATCACTGCACGCAAGCAGGCCGAGAACGGCCTGCGCCAGAGCGAAGCCCGCACGCGAGCGATCCTCGATGCTGCGGCCGATCCCATCATCACCATCGACGAGCACGGCAACGTGCAATCGTTCAATCCCGCAGCCGAGCGCCTGTTCGGCTACGCGGCCGCCGAGGTCATCGGTCGCAACGTCAACATGCTGATGCCGTCGCCCTACAGCGAAGAGCACGATCAGTATCTGGCCAACTATCGCCGCACCGGCGAGCGCAAGATCATCGGCATTGGCCGCGAGGTCCTCGGCCGGCGCAAAGACGGGACCCTCTTTCCGCTCGAACTCGCCGTCAGCGAGGCGTACATCGGCGAGCAGCACATCTTCACCGGCATCATTCGCGACATCACCGAGCGCAAGCATCGGGAAGACGAGTTGCAACGGAGTCTGGCCGAGCTGGCGCGCTCCAATCGAGAGCTGGAACAATTCGCCCACATCGCCTCGCACGATCTCCAGGAGCCGTTGCGAAAGATCCAATCGTTCAGTGACCGGCTGATCAGCAAGTACGCCTCGGCTCTCCCGGATGAGGCTCGCGACTACCTGACACGCGCCGGCGATGCCGCGAACCGCATGGGGACACTGATCGACGACCTAATGTCCTTTTCCCGCGTCACCGCCAAGACGCATCCGTTCACCAGCGTCGACCTCAACATGGTGTTGCGAGGCGTGGTCTCCGATCTCGAGACTCGCCTCGATCAAACGCAGGGCCGAATCGAGACCGAGGAGTTGCCAACGATCGAGGCCGATCCGATGCAGATGCGCCAACTATTCCAGAATCTGCTCAGCAACGCCCTGAAGTTTCATCGCCCCAACGCGCCACCGGTCGTTCGCGTCTTCACCGACGAGACCGCGTCGACACCCGATTCGGCGACGATCCTGATCGCCGACAACGGGATTGGCTTCGAAGAGAAGTATCTCGACCGCATCTTCACCATTTTCCAACGACTGCGCGTCCGCAGTGAGTATCCGGGAACCGGGCTCGGGTTGGCGATCTGCCGGAAAATCGTCGACCGTCATCAGGGCGACATCACCGCGCGCAGCACCCCCGGCCATGGGGCGACCTTCGCTGTGACGCTGCCACTGCGACATCGCAGCGACGAGCGCGGCTCCACGCTGGGCTCGTGA
- a CDS encoding response regulator, with protein sequence MKGNRTSITIVMADDDQEDCIMTRDALAESRVVNDLRFVQDGEELMDYLLRRGSYEALGAAPRPGLILLDLNMPRKDGREALRQIKGDAQLRDIPIVVLTTSKSEEDILRSYTSGASSFITKPVTFGGLVEVMKTLGQYWFDIVDLPMQP encoded by the coding sequence ATGAAAGGCAACCGCACCAGCATCACGATTGTGATGGCCGACGATGACCAGGAAGACTGCATAATGACCCGCGATGCCTTGGCCGAGAGCCGTGTCGTAAATGATCTCCGCTTCGTCCAAGACGGGGAGGAGTTGATGGACTATCTGCTTCGCCGCGGGTCGTATGAGGCTCTTGGCGCCGCCCCACGCCCGGGCTTGATCTTGCTCGATCTCAACATGCCACGGAAGGACGGGCGCGAAGCCTTGCGCCAAATCAAAGGCGACGCCCAGTTGCGCGACATCCCGATCGTGGTGCTCACCACCTCCAAGTCCGAGGAAGACATCCTGCGCAGCTATACCAGCGGAGCCAGCTCGTTCATCACCAAGCCAGTCACCTTTGGAGGTTTGGTCGAAGTGATGAAGACCCTGGGCCAGTACTGGTTCGACATCGTCGATCTGCCGATGCAGCCATAG
- a CDS encoding response regulator produces MAHPTSAAHNFANRAPPTATSNRPVRVLLIEDDQDDYILTRDLLNEIDGERFDIEWVPDYEGAHAALVRQEHDVYLLDYRLGDHSGIEFLREAEALGCQAPVIVLTGQGSRDVDLEAMQAGAAYYLAKARIDAPLLERTIRYALQLRQVEDQVRRLNAELEERVHERTTQLEAANQELEAFSYSVSHDLRAPLRGISGFSKALMEDYAAQLDEQGQHYLKRINAAATRMGDLIADLLSLARVTRTEMTYRAVDLSALAQDILAELRNANPDRRIDLIVAPNITARGDALLLRTVMENLLGNAWKYTGKQPSARIEFGVLNAEFGIERVGPSASDTLSSELCALHSPVFFVRDDGAGFDMKYAARLFGAFQRLHNSREFEGTGVGLATVQRIVRRHGGRVWAEAAVGRGATFYFTLPPV; encoded by the coding sequence ATGGCCCACCCAACGTCCGCGGCCCACAACTTCGCCAATCGGGCACCACCGACGGCGACGAGCAACCGCCCGGTGCGCGTACTGCTGATCGAGGACGATCAAGACGACTACATCCTCACGCGTGACCTGCTCAACGAGATCGATGGGGAGCGCTTCGATATCGAGTGGGTGCCTGACTACGAAGGTGCGCACGCGGCGCTGGTTCGCCAGGAGCATGACGTGTATTTGCTCGACTATCGCCTGGGTGATCACAGCGGCATCGAGTTCTTGCGCGAGGCCGAAGCTCTCGGCTGTCAGGCGCCAGTGATCGTCCTCACCGGCCAAGGCAGCCGCGATGTCGACCTCGAGGCCATGCAAGCCGGTGCGGCCTACTACCTCGCCAAAGCCAGGATTGATGCGCCGTTGTTGGAACGCACCATTCGCTACGCGTTGCAGCTGCGCCAGGTCGAAGACCAAGTGCGTCGCCTCAATGCTGAACTCGAAGAACGTGTGCACGAGCGCACCACGCAACTGGAAGCCGCCAACCAGGAATTGGAAGCCTTCAGCTATTCGGTGTCGCATGACCTGCGGGCGCCGCTGCGGGGGATCAGCGGATTCAGCAAAGCCCTGATGGAAGACTACGCCGCGCAGCTTGACGAGCAAGGCCAGCACTACCTCAAGCGCATCAACGCCGCCGCCACGCGCATGGGCGATCTCATCGCCGACCTGCTGTCGCTGGCGCGCGTCACGCGCACCGAGATGACGTATCGCGCGGTCGATCTCAGCGCCTTGGCGCAGGACATCCTCGCCGAACTCCGCAACGCCAATCCCGATCGCCGCATCGACTTGATCGTTGCCCCCAATATCACCGCTCGCGGCGATGCGCTTCTCCTCCGGACCGTGATGGAGAACCTACTCGGCAATGCCTGGAAGTACACCGGCAAGCAGCCGTCCGCGCGCATCGAATTCGGAGTGCTGAATGCGGAGTTTGGAATCGAGCGAGTTGGACCGTCCGCGTCGGACACTCTGTCTTCCGAACTGTGCGCTCTCCATTCGCCAGTGTTTTTCGTCCGTGACGACGGTGCCGGGTTCGATATGAAGTACGCCGCCAGACTCTTTGGCGCATTCCAACGTCTGCACAATAGTCGAGAATTCGAGGGCACGGGAGTCGGGTTGGCAACCGTGCAACGAATCGTTCGCCGCCACGGCGGCCGGGTGTGGGCCGAGGCGGCCGTCGGCCGCGGCGCCACGTTCTACTTCACGCTGCCGCCAGTCTAG
- a CDS encoding methyltransferase domain-containing protein, which produces MTTQQTWDPERYARNARFVADLGMPVVELLAPKAGERILDLGCGDGALTEKLVALGCAVVGVDGSAEQIAAARARGLDAQVMDGERLSFENEFDAVFSNAAMHWMRRADDVIAGVGRALKPGGRFVAEFGGNGCVATIARALVAALDRRGVDGAAANPWYFPTAEDYGQRLRAGGFVVNYLALIPRPTPLPGDITGWLETFAESFTAVLPAAERAAFIDEVREAARPALCDAQGQWTADYVRLRFAATKP; this is translated from the coding sequence ATGACAACGCAGCAGACGTGGGATCCGGAACGCTATGCGCGCAACGCGCGCTTTGTCGCCGACCTCGGCATGCCGGTGGTGGAGTTGCTCGCGCCGAAAGCCGGCGAACGCATCCTCGACCTCGGTTGTGGTGATGGTGCATTGACCGAAAAGCTCGTTGCCTTGGGTTGCGCGGTCGTCGGAGTTGACGGCAGCGCCGAGCAGATCGCGGCAGCGCGCGCCCGCGGACTCGATGCGCAGGTGATGGACGGCGAGCGCTTGAGCTTCGAAAACGAATTCGATGCGGTCTTCAGCAACGCGGCGATGCACTGGATGCGGCGCGCCGACGACGTGATCGCCGGCGTCGGGCGCGCGCTCAAACCGGGCGGACGGTTTGTCGCCGAGTTCGGTGGAAATGGTTGCGTGGCGACTATCGCCCGCGCGCTGGTCGCCGCGCTCGATCGCCGCGGGGTCGATGGCGCCGCCGCGAACCCCTGGTACTTTCCGACCGCTGAGGACTACGGCCAGCGACTCAGGGCTGGTGGGTTCGTCGTGAACTACCTCGCGCTCATTCCGCGCCCAACGCCATTGCCGGGAGACATCACGGGCTGGCTCGAAACCTTCGCTGAGAGTTTCACCGCCGTGTTGCCGGCAGCCGAGCGCGCCGCGTTCATCGACGAAGTCAGAGAGGCCGCGCGCCCGGCGCTGTGCGACGCCCAAGGTCAGTGGACCGCCGACTACGTGCGGTTGCGTTTCGCGGCAACCAAGCCGTGA